A genomic segment from Dermatobacter hominis encodes:
- a CDS encoding DEAD/DEAH box helicase, translated as MSAPSAVRPTRIRLRPWQSEALERFADTRGPDFLAVATPGAGKTTFALTAAVQDLADHPGRRLIVVAPTQHLKHQWSRAALRFGLHLDPDWSSRDGALPGDMHGIVTTYQQVATSSRALAGLSRDSFVVFDEIHHAGDDRAWGTSVLEAFEGAAKRLSLSGTPFRSDTSAIPFVEYHLDEARADYEYGYGEALADRGVVRPVYFPRINGFMEWVAPDGEVLSATFDDELTREQANQRLRTALSLEGQWLPVVLDQAHERLLALREHHPEAGGLVIAMDQGHAQEIARVLRERHGVRAVVATSDDPDASSHIAAFAASTDPWIVAVRMVSEGVDLPRLRIAVFATTTTTELFFRQAVGRVVRWTPGLHGPGARTQPAWFFLPDDPRLRRYSAELSESRRHSLRKRRGNDEDAPSVEPDDVAELLGDDEQMSLFSVIGAVALDGAGEAPAGAGPALGVFDDDPEDPGDRHDPEGVELVLLPPPLPGGGHVAVPADDGAPGPGTGPGADPMASMTQRERKARLRDMNADVAAELVRSTGWGYVQVQNELNRLTGIGKVSEATLEQLEARLDHGRRWLRRAG; from the coding sequence GTGAGCGCACCGAGCGCCGTCCGCCCCACCCGCATCCGGCTCCGGCCCTGGCAGTCAGAGGCGCTGGAGCGGTTCGCCGACACCCGCGGGCCCGACTTCCTCGCCGTCGCCACCCCCGGGGCGGGCAAGACGACCTTCGCCCTGACCGCGGCGGTCCAGGACCTCGCCGACCACCCGGGCCGACGGCTGATCGTCGTGGCCCCGACCCAGCACCTCAAGCACCAATGGTCGCGGGCGGCGCTGCGGTTCGGCCTCCACCTCGACCCGGACTGGTCCTCCCGGGACGGTGCGCTCCCCGGCGACATGCACGGGATCGTGACGACCTACCAGCAGGTGGCGACCTCGTCCCGGGCGCTGGCCGGCCTGTCCCGCGACTCGTTCGTCGTGTTCGACGAGATCCACCACGCAGGCGACGACCGGGCCTGGGGCACCTCGGTGCTCGAGGCCTTCGAGGGGGCGGCCAAGCGGCTGTCGCTGTCGGGCACCCCGTTCCGGTCGGACACGTCGGCCATCCCCTTCGTCGAGTACCACCTCGACGAGGCGAGGGCCGACTACGAGTACGGCTACGGCGAGGCGCTGGCCGACCGGGGCGTGGTGCGACCGGTGTACTTCCCTCGCATCAACGGCTTCATGGAGTGGGTCGCGCCCGACGGCGAGGTGCTGTCGGCGACGTTCGACGACGAGCTCACCCGCGAGCAGGCCAACCAGCGGCTCCGCACCGCGCTGTCGCTCGAGGGCCAGTGGCTGCCGGTCGTGCTCGACCAGGCCCACGAGCGGCTGCTGGCGCTGCGGGAGCACCACCCCGAGGCCGGCGGGCTCGTCATCGCGATGGACCAGGGCCACGCGCAGGAGATCGCCAGGGTGCTGCGCGAGCGGCACGGGGTCCGCGCCGTCGTCGCCACGTCCGACGACCCCGACGCGTCGTCGCACATCGCCGCGTTCGCGGCGTCGACCGACCCGTGGATCGTGGCCGTGCGCATGGTGTCCGAGGGCGTCGACCTGCCCCGGCTGCGCATCGCGGTGTTCGCCACGACGACGACCACCGAGCTCTTCTTCCGGCAGGCCGTCGGGCGCGTCGTCCGCTGGACGCCCGGCCTCCACGGCCCGGGCGCCCGCACGCAGCCGGCGTGGTTCTTCCTCCCCGACGACCCGCGCCTGCGGCGCTATTCGGCCGAGTTGAGCGAGTCCCGGCGCCACTCGCTGCGCAAGCGGCGCGGCAACGACGAGGACGCACCGTCGGTCGAGCCCGACGACGTCGCCGAGCTCCTCGGCGACGACGAGCAGATGAGCCTGTTCTCGGTGATCGGCGCCGTGGCCCTCGACGGCGCCGGCGAGGCACCGGCGGGCGCCGGTCCCGCCCTCGGCGTGTTCGACGACGACCCCGAGGACCCGGGCGACCGTCACGACCCCGAGGGCGTCGAGCTCGTGCTGCTGCCGCCGCCGCTGCCGGGCGGCGGCCACGTCGCCGTGCCCGCCGACGACGGTGCGCCCGGCCCCGGCACGGGACCGGGCGCCGACCCGATGGCGTCGATGACCCAGCGCGAGCGCAAGGCCCGGCTGCGCGACATGAACGCCGACGTGGCGGCGGAGCTCGTGCGCTCCACCGGGTGGGGCTACGTGCAGGTGCAGAACGAGCTGAACCGCCTCACGGGGATCGGCAAGGTGTCGGAGGCGACGCTCGAGCAGCTCGAGGCTCGGCTCGACCACGGCCGCCGCTGGCTCCGCCGCGCCGGCTGA
- the hrpB gene encoding ATP-dependent helicase HrpB, protein MTEPSPPPLPVLEVLPRLRSALAGPGAAVLVAPPGTGKTTGVPPALLDEPWAADGRIVVVQPRRLAARSAARRIAAQLPGDGGVGGTVGYSVRGDREVGPATRIELVTEGLLLRRLQRDPTLASTAAVLLDEFHERSADIDLLLALLLDVRSSLRPDLRLLVMSATLDPGPVAALLGDGDPAPVVTATAPLHPVRTLHRPGSVRDRLEDRVAAVVREALAAGPEADGVLGDLLVFLPGRGEIRRTHAAVGGLGPDVVVHELHGSVPAAEQDAALRPDPRGRRRVVLATSVAETSITVEGVRVVVDAGRRRTVRVDPATALPGLVTVAVSRAGADQRRGRAGRTGPGTCYRLWSADEERHRPAADRPEVLDGDLSALLLQVRAWGATPEELRFLDPPTGPHLDAARGLLADLGATGPDGRLTARGRDLADLGFHPRLGAVVLEATSGPLGPAGAAELAALLEVDLPGEPDLVERWRALRRGDAPREVREAAREWRRRVPDGRDRRRGPARAGRQVDADGAVAGAVVAGYRDRLARRRTGTRTDDRGRPQSVYQLVGGGEVAIRPADHPLARSSWLAVVALDRGADGTVGTTHLAVAVEDELALDALADRADEEREVTWDPGRREVAATARRRVGAIVLDERRWPDPPADEVRRALAAGVRSQGPEAVFDRWHRADELLARLALVRAVDGPVSGAGDGAGEAATGPDLDALLDRVASSGTGSRRQLATVDVASWLSEGLAWDERRALDELAPLHLELPSGRRVRLRYEPHDATGDGPGGGGPPPGPVLATRLQDLLGTDVHPTVGGGRVPVVLELLSPAGRPVQRTSDLPGFWRGSYAAVRSELRGRYPKHAWPERPWEI, encoded by the coding sequence TTGACCGAACCCTCCCCGCCGCCGCTCCCGGTCCTCGAGGTCCTGCCCCGGCTGCGGTCGGCGCTCGCCGGTCCCGGCGCCGCCGTGCTCGTCGCGCCCCCCGGGACGGGCAAGACGACGGGCGTCCCGCCCGCGCTGCTCGACGAGCCGTGGGCCGCCGACGGCCGCATCGTCGTCGTGCAGCCCCGGCGGCTCGCGGCCCGCAGCGCGGCCCGCCGGATCGCCGCCCAGCTCCCCGGTGACGGAGGCGTGGGAGGCACCGTCGGCTACTCGGTGCGCGGCGATCGGGAGGTGGGGCCGGCCACCCGGATCGAGCTCGTGACCGAGGGGCTGCTCCTGCGTCGCCTGCAGCGCGACCCGACGTTGGCGTCGACCGCCGCGGTGCTCCTCGACGAGTTCCACGAGCGGTCGGCCGACATCGACCTCCTGCTGGCGCTGCTCCTCGACGTGCGGAGCTCCCTGCGTCCCGACCTGCGCCTCCTCGTGATGTCGGCCACGCTCGACCCTGGCCCCGTCGCCGCGCTGCTGGGGGACGGCGACCCCGCGCCGGTCGTGACCGCGACGGCGCCGCTGCACCCCGTCCGCACCCTGCACCGCCCCGGCTCGGTCCGGGACCGGCTCGAGGACCGCGTGGCGGCCGTGGTGCGCGAGGCGCTGGCGGCGGGACCCGAGGCCGACGGCGTGCTCGGCGACCTGCTCGTGTTCCTCCCGGGTCGGGGCGAGATCCGTCGGACCCACGCCGCGGTGGGCGGGCTCGGTCCGGACGTCGTGGTGCACGAGCTCCACGGCTCCGTGCCGGCTGCGGAGCAGGACGCCGCCCTTCGGCCCGACCCGCGAGGTCGACGCCGCGTGGTGCTCGCCACCTCCGTGGCGGAGACGTCGATCACCGTCGAGGGCGTGCGGGTGGTCGTCGACGCCGGGCGGCGCCGCACCGTGCGCGTCGATCCGGCGACGGCGCTCCCGGGGCTGGTCACCGTCGCCGTGTCGCGGGCCGGCGCCGACCAGCGTCGCGGGCGGGCGGGTCGCACCGGTCCGGGCACGTGCTACCGGTTGTGGTCGGCCGACGAGGAGCGGCACCGGCCGGCCGCCGACCGTCCCGAGGTCCTCGACGGCGACCTCTCGGCGCTCCTGCTGCAGGTGCGGGCGTGGGGCGCGACCCCGGAGGAGCTGCGCTTCCTCGACCCGCCGACCGGACCGCACCTCGATGCGGCCCGCGGCCTGCTCGCCGACCTCGGCGCGACCGGACCCGACGGGCGCCTCACCGCCCGGGGTCGCGACCTCGCCGACCTGGGGTTCCACCCGCGGCTGGGCGCGGTGGTGCTCGAGGCGACCTCCGGTCCGCTCGGTCCGGCCGGCGCCGCGGAGCTCGCGGCGCTGCTCGAGGTCGACCTGCCGGGCGAACCCGACCTCGTGGAGCGGTGGCGGGCGCTGCGGCGCGGCGATGCGCCGCGGGAGGTGCGTGAGGCGGCGCGCGAGTGGCGGCGCCGGGTGCCCGACGGCCGCGACCGCCGGCGCGGCCCCGCGCGGGCCGGCCGGCAGGTCGACGCCGACGGCGCCGTCGCCGGGGCCGTCGTGGCCGGCTACCGGGATCGGCTGGCCCGTCGTCGGACCGGCACCCGCACCGACGACCGGGGGCGGCCGCAGTCGGTGTACCAGCTCGTCGGCGGCGGCGAGGTGGCCATCCGGCCCGCCGACCACCCGCTGGCCCGGTCGTCCTGGCTCGCCGTCGTCGCGCTCGACCGCGGCGCCGACGGCACGGTCGGCACCACGCACCTGGCGGTGGCCGTGGAGGACGAGCTCGCCCTCGACGCCCTGGCCGACCGGGCGGACGAGGAGCGCGAGGTCACGTGGGACCCCGGGCGACGCGAGGTGGCCGCCACCGCCCGGCGGCGGGTCGGCGCGATCGTGCTCGACGAGCGGCGGTGGCCCGACCCGCCCGCCGACGAGGTGCGCCGCGCCCTGGCGGCGGGCGTCCGCAGCCAGGGACCCGAGGCCGTGTTCGACCGGTGGCACCGGGCCGACGAGCTGCTGGCACGGTTGGCGCTCGTGCGGGCGGTCGACGGTCCGGTCAGCGGTGCGGGCGACGGTGCGGGCGAGGCGGCGACCGGTCCCGACCTCGACGCCCTGCTCGACCGGGTGGCGTCGTCCGGCACCGGTTCACGCCGGCAGCTCGCGACGGTGGACGTGGCGAGCTGGCTGTCGGAGGGCTTGGCGTGGGACGAGCGGCGGGCGCTCGACGAGCTGGCGCCGCTCCACCTCGAGCTGCCGTCCGGCCGGCGCGTGCGCCTCCGCTACGAGCCGCACGACGCCACGGGCGACGGCCCGGGTGGCGGTGGGCCACCGCCCGGCCCGGTGCTCGCCACGCGCCTGCAGGACCTGCTCGGCACCGACGTGCACCCGACGGTCGGCGGCGGGCGCGTGCCGGTCGTGCTGGAGCTGCTGTCCCCCGCCGGTCGGCCGGTGCAGCGGACGTCGGACCTCCCGGGCTTCTGGCGGGGCAGCTACGCGGCGGTGCGCTCGGAGCTGCGGGGCCGGTACCCCAAGCACGCCTGGCCCGAGCGCCCCTGGGAGATATAG